Within the Medicago truncatula cultivar Jemalong A17 chromosome 4, MtrunA17r5.0-ANR, whole genome shotgun sequence genome, the region TAAAATTTGTGCCATCTGCAGCCAAAAGAGAACTGGTTGGAAATCACAACCGAGATGAGAAGTGAAGATCAGAAGCCAAGTTCCACTACAATCTATATTGGATATTGTGCGGAAATTAACAATCAGTTGTGTGATTAAGTGTGACCTTCCAAACCATAACAAATTCAGTATCAAGCAATAATCATAACCAGTAACTATCTAAGAatgaagcaaaataaaaaaagaacttgACTCAAgatttgtataaaaaaagaaCTTGCACCTCAAGCTACATTACTGTTTGTATATTTTCAATTCATTTGCAAATGCTGCATTGTTTTGGACTCATTCAATTTCTGATCGATTATTAGAGTTGGTTAGTATTTCGATGTGTAGGTAGTTGCTTTATTATAGAGCACATTGTAGCTTCCAATAATAGTTATGTAACAATGTAAGTGTCGTTAGTCTAAAACGACTATATGTGTAGTATTTTGATTGTGTTAGTTCTTCTTGGATCTTCTTAGTTAGTTAATTAGTTAGTTCTGATCAGCTTGTTGGTAATTCAGTTATGAATAACTCTTGGCTCTTCTTAGTTAGTTAATTAGTTAGTTCTGATCAGCTTGTTGGTAATTCAGTTATGAATAACTATGTAGATTAAACAAACCATATTGGTTCCGGAATGTGTGAGGCACTGTCACTTTAGATCTGGAACGTACCGAAATTACAAACACATCCAAAGTCTATCttttattagacattttaatCTTTGTACGTATCTGTTTTCAGGTAGTCAATCAAGTCTTGAAATTCGTTTTCATTGGTCAACATAGTCCATAAAATCACTCACAAAAAAGATATTAGGCATGAATTTTGCTATTTCAATACATTTAATGACTACTGTGACAACGTGTCACACATTCGTCACCAAAATCTCTTTTTGATTAGCATGGCTATAAACCTATTCATGACTTGAGTGTATGAAAGGAGAACatacttatatttttgttataattttactattaattATGCAGTGGCTACTATAATGATTATAAGCTATGTATCCAATCCTTCTTCTTATAGTCTTGACTAATATAGGGTCCAAATGCTTCGGCTATCCAGTTCTTTCTCCATGAACTCCATCCAAGATCATTACATATTTCATCACTATGGTTAATGCTATATGTTGAAATGCAGTGTCTCTTATAGAACCTTGTAGCCCTTTTCATTACTTCTGTCTCCTTAAGAGTTTGTGATAGCATTCTTTCAACTTTTGGAAGCTTGAACTTGTCATCCACAAGTCCTGAAAGCCACATTGTGCGTAACTCTGAAGAGTAAAGATTTGAATAGGTCTCAACGTATCCCACGAAAGCCATGTTTGGAATCAATGGATGGATGGTTCCTCTATCATGATTAGCATAAATCAAGCTATTAGTTTCTCTAGTATATTCATTTAATTTCAAAGCGCGAAATGAATCACAAACAAGTACTTCTTACCTGTACAAAGGTATAAGGCCAGAGGGGTACTCCAACAGGCTACAAAAAGGCTCTGGTAAAATGGTTTTgatctttttctttccattaaaACCAGTTGCAAGGATCACTACATCGGCTTCCACCTCAGTGTTATCTTCAAATTCGATTCCTTCATTACAAAACCACCACTTTGATGCTTTTTTAAGTAGAATTTTGCCTTTTTCCACCTCTGAGAAGAAATTTTCTGGCATTATAGCCATTTGACATGATGCATAATCCTCCGCAAAAGGGTGTTCTGGTTTTAAATCATACTTCTCCAATGGAAATTTCCACAGAAGGTAGGACTCAATGAACTTTGAAATGCCAAGCCTCTATTTTAGATTGCACATCAAGAAACAATTAGCTATACATTTAGCACCTATAACAGAATATTTATTTGTTCAATGTTGTATTCCTTACTATATGATATGATTCGGTTAGTAACAAATGTTAATTACATTATACCATTGGAGATAATATGAAGCAGAGAAGAGCTTTGAGTAGGCCTTGGTTTGGTCTTTCATGGAGTAACTGAGAAAATCTTGTTGAATAGAACAAGAAAAATGGCAAACCCCATATCCAATAATGTGGAACTGTCCAATGCAAAGTCCTTATCAACATGGTGCATGGTTTTCCTTcaattccttcaaaaacaaaGTCAGCactagttatatttttttaacaaagcaaTTAATTACTTATACTTGTAAATGTTGATGTTTacgaaacaaaagaaagaattgtagtttgacaaattaaataatgtcgacttttttccaactttttttttactagtgTAAAACTGGCACACGTGGCTCTAATTTATGTGGGAAAAAAAGATGAAAGTGAGAGTCAAGTCATTGaaattcattttctcaattcaattgttgcaactatttttgttgttgaacatGGGTTTTGCTTAAATTGTATTTTGACACTTTCAAGTGTCTATGTAGAAATTTTACAAGGATAAACACAATGATACTATTTATAAGATAAATCAAGGTGTGTTTCTATGCTAGTGAATGAGTGCCCTGGTAAAAATATTGTGCACAACATTACCATGTATGTGTGTTGCGGCTTTACCTTATACTTTTCAATACACTTTTTTTCTAAAGTTCACACCCAATTTTATGCTTGATCAATACATTATTCACTTGCTGTGTTTATGTGCAGAAGAACATATGTCCGCATTTTGAATCATGTAAAGAAAATTGGTGCACATAGAGAGTTTGTGAGTGattattgaattgaatataAGGATATTTCTATGGAGGCTAGACTCTTTAGTTGTCATGAGAAGCAATATACAACGACATTCTATATTGTGcatttagttttgattttttaattacataaaaattcataatcaagTAACTTGAGAGTAGGTTTTAATTAATTACCTTGGTTTGCATGTGCACACTCCATGACTAAATCGATAGCAGATTTTTTGAAACCAACGACCACAAcctttttgttgttgagaagttGGTTAGCAGCATGTTGGTCAAGTTTAGAATAATCAAGTGAATGCAGGACCTTGCCATTGAATACCTCAGGGCCTTTTTTGTGTGGAAATACTGGAATCTTTGGTATGTCCCCATTTTTCCCTAAGCAAACCACAACAAACTCGAAACTGTACCACTGAAATTTGGATAGAGGaaataattttaaagttttaggGTCCACTTTTgaactcttttaaaaaatgttcataataaaaaatgtacaacaattatatattaagatttattaaaaataacaagATTCACTTTTGAACCACGTCCATATTAGACGTCTATTAAGAGTGTGGTTGGATGAGAGAATGTTTtaagggaattcaaatactatGAGGTGAATTCCATTATTTGGatgataatttgaagaattttcaaaatgatggaaatttatcaaggattttgttcaagttaaatttagataatttcaaatgacacctaaaagcgGAGAATTTCAAATTTCCTCATTGTTACGttgtttcaaattttatattttagtccTCAAATTTCCAAAAAGTTACAATATGACCcccaataaattttcaaaaattacaaattgacccctcaaaattttcaaaaattataatttgaccccttaaattttttgaaatttgcaaattgacccctaatttcaattttcaaatttggcccaaaaatGACagcaatgaaattttttattacttcatccaaacaaaagtattgagaaatgaaagtaattaaattgaatcatttgaattgtctaaaattctaaattttttaaaatttcccGATTACCTCATCAAAACAAACTCTAAAAGTATCAATCAGTTTGTGAAGCTCAGGAAGCTAGTTTTCTTAAGATAAGCAAAATTGATTAACAAGAGTAATAATGCACTCTAACTCAAATATGGAAAAGCTAATTAAATTAGAGGTTGAGATACATAAATAGTTCagttgccattaaaaaaaaaaagttagaggTGAATGAAGACCTGAATGATATCTGAGTCATTAATCTGCACAGCAACATCCCACATAGACTGTCCTGGAAGTAAACTTCCATAATCAAGATCACGAGGTAGTCCCACTCCTCCAAACTTAGGGTTACCGGTGAACTTAAGTTCAACTAAGTTAAACCTAATATTCTTTACCAAATCAAAATGTTTAGCATATGATCGCAAATAATCTAATACTTCCGTGTGTGTAGGAAAATCAGGATTATCTCTATTAGGCCAAGGGAAATCAGTGAATTCATAATCTCTACGATGAGATTGAAGCTTTGTAGAATTGTACGTACAATGCTTCCATACCCCACCAATGGAGTCAGTGGCTTCAAATACAATAGGATTGTGGTGTAATAGCTGTTTTGCAATTGCTATGCCACTTACTCCACCTCCTATTATGCCTATTTTTGATGCTTTTTTTGGATGGTTATTTTTACGGTTCATAGACATTCTTTTGGTATTgatcaaaaaaattgtaatgaattttggtttattGAATGCTGGTCGTGAGTTGAACGCATCTTTGCACGATATCAATGAGTTACTTACCCATTCAACTAATCTTTGCACCTGCACGATATCAATGAGCTACTTACTCATTAAATCAACTTTGTTGATTGTATGTATCCTATACTAATCTATCGATACTCAGTCCAAACAGATATTTAAAAtgttgggttaatagtgtttttcatccctgtaatatatgtcattttcgattttcgcccctataaaattttcggtttgatttgcaccctcgtaaaatttttattttccagaaaacacccttaataggccattcaaaaaccaaaatttcttgaaaaaaaattctgaaaatggcctattaggggtgttttctggaaaataaaaattttacgatggtgcaaatcaaaccgaaaattttataggggcgaaaaccataaatgacatatattacaagggtgaaaaacactattaaccctaaaatgtTCACGACACTTACTCCTTGATAAAATATCATATTCTTTGTCCTcctgagtttaactcagttgacatggacaatgcataatatatgtaaggtccgagTTCAAACCTcgatcaccacaaaaaaaaaaaaatcaaattatttttttgacacgataaaatattacattattattccttaaaaagaaaattacattaTTGAAgcaagtattttttatttttttttgacaaaaacaaaatgatattcattcattcaaattgagagattacatcattcaacaccgctaaaaacatAAAGGATGAATCTACGAAAAAACTCACAACAatatccaagttaatagcatataacgacaaattaaattgatatattacattaaaaacaacacaattttAACATCACTAAAAACAAAAGGATTGAATTTACAAACAAAGCTCGTGAAAAACTAATATTGATagtataaaacaacaaaatacttTTAAATAATGTGTAGTTGATACCTACCTAACTCTTTAGTTGAATGTTTAATGGATCGAAGCTTGACAAaaacaaacattataaaaagtaaaaaaaaaaaaatatatatcaaataatgTCGCACCAAAACAACCGGtgaaaatcatatatttaaattaaaaaatgtgtgtgagtaatttcaaataaaaaaaattcaaaatcaccACTCTATACAAGAtgaagagaaaaagagaaaagataAAATTCTTCCTCTTTCATTGATCTCCATTTTCCATCCACTCGTCTTGGTTTGTCAGTTTCAATGAATTATAGGAAAATTTATGTGAATCAATTTGCAAAAGTTATCTCTGTGTAGCATAAATTTTGTTACTGATGGTACATGGAGGATTGCGATATAAATCCAATATCGTATAGACATGAAATTAGATTATGCACAGTAGAGCAAATACAATAAATCATTTCCATTCTCCTACTGATGTAGTTAAGGTGCTAGTTTTTATTAACTTATTATTGCAGGTCTGCTCTTTTAGGGATTCATATGAGAAGTTCAAGAAAGCAGGAGCAGGGGTTGTTGGAATAAGTCGCGATGATTCTTCGGCTCAGATggtaaaactcagaattttCACTGCATAATTTTTGTACCTATTTATTAATTAACCAATGCATTGCATGAAATGTAGGCATTTATTGCACCATGAGCATATAGAGGATGAGAAGCTCACTAATCCTAATAACTTGTAGTACAAGTTATCTCTGTGTAGTACAATTTTAGTGTAGAACAATATAGTTGATAGTACAATACCATTTGTATATAAATAGCCCATGTAAACTCTTGATCATAATAGCATTTGCCAAGAAGTGCAAACATTCATTTACCTTGTTGAATGAGGAGGGTAACAAGGTAAGGAAAGAGTGTGGAGTGGTGATTTCTTTTGATCATTGCACCTTAATACAGAGTTGGTCTAGTATGTAACTATGAATTGTTTGTAATCATTGAAATTAAGTGGCCATGTGAtaacaattttcagaaatttctatgatttatttgattaacaTGGCTATAAACATATTATTATTTAGCACaccattttgaaaagaaataaaaaaatcactacATTTTCCCCTCTCATTTTAAAGGGGAAAACATGctgttatttttcttatatgttgactattatttattatttatgccGTGGCTACTATAATGATTATAATTAGATATGTATTCAATCTTCCTTCTCATAGTCTTGACTACTATATGGTCCAAATGCTTCAGATATCCAGTCCTTTTTCCTCCATGAATTCCATCCAAGATCGTTACATATTTCATCACTATGGTTAATGCTGTATGTTGAAATGCAGTGTCTCTTATAGAACCTTGTAGCCCTCTTCATTACTTCTGTCTCCTTAAGAGTTTCTGAAagcattttctcaatttttggaAGCTTGAATTTCTCATCTACAAGTCCAGAAAGCCACATCGAGCGTAGCTCTGAAGAGTGAAGATTTGAAACGCTCTCAACATATCCCACAAATGCCATGTTTGGAATCAATGGATGGATGGTTCCCCTATCATGATTAGCATAAATCAAGACATTAGTTTCTCATGTATATTCTTTTGAAAACGCGAAACGAATCATAAACAAGTATTTCTTACCTGTATAATGGCATAAGGCCAGAGGGGTACTCCAACAGGCTACAAAAAGGCTCTGGTAAAATGGTTTTgatctttttctttccatcaaAACCAGTTGCAAGGATCACTACATCAGCTTCCACCTTAGTGTTATCTTCAAATTCAATTCCTTCATTACAAAACCACCACTTTGATGCTTTTTCAAAGAGAATTTTGCCTTTTTCCACCTCTGAGAAGAAATTTTCTGGCATGATAGCCATTTGGCATGATGCATAATCCTCCGCAAAAGGGTGTTCTGGTTTTAATCCGTACTTCTCCAATGGAAGTTT harbors:
- the LOC120580255 gene encoding probable flavin-containing monooxygenase 1, which produces MSMNRKNNHPKKASKIGIIGGGVSGIAIAKQLLHHNPIVFEATDSIGGVWKHCTYNSTKLQSHRRDYEFTDFPWPNRDNPDFPTHTEVLDYLRSYAKHFDLVKNIRFNLVELKFTGNPKFGGVGLPRDLDYGSLLPGQSMWDVAVQINDSDIIQWYSFEFVVVCLGKNGDIPKIPVFPHKKGPEVFNGKVLHSLDYSKLDQHAANQLLNNKKVVVVGFKKSAIDLVMECAHANQGIEGKPCTMLIRTLHWTVPHYWIWGLPFFLFYSTRFSQLLHERPNQGLLKALLCFILSPMRLGISKFIESYLLWKFPLEKYDLKPEHPFAEDYASCQMAIMPENFFSEVEKGKILLKKASKWWFCNEGIEFEDNTEVEADVVILATGFNGKKKIKTILPEPFCSLLEYPSGLIPLYRGTIHPLIPNMAFVGYVETYSNLYSSELRTMWLSGLVDDKFKLPKVERMLSQTLKETEVMKRATRFYKRHCISTYSINHSDEICNDLGWSSWRKNWIAEAFGPYISQDYKKKDWIHSL